In Girardinichthys multiradiatus isolate DD_20200921_A chromosome 18, DD_fGirMul_XY1, whole genome shotgun sequence, a single window of DNA contains:
- the fosb gene encoding protein fosB isoform X6, with the protein MQLFWKETKTISPGNNKKINGDTVRSLVTAGAAFSFSPSGEMYQGFPGEPDSGSRGSPSPSIESQYLSSVDSFGSPPTTSAPQECVSAGTGLSIVGSGPGSIVGSEMPSSFVPTVTAITTSQDLQWMVQPTLISSQASGQSSSTGSATMTQPVSLVDPYDMPGPSYSSGSCFTPPSSETPVPAPGPIRQSRPRSRRARDESVSDDGHVGVLLTPEEEEKRRVRRERNKLAAAKCRNRRRELTDRLQSETDILEEEKAELEAEISELQKEKERLEFVLVAHQPNCKISYQEQAQQASAALPQLQSQLTPQSMQPPISIVGLTVNEDSFYLPPAYTAHPTPTQPQPPVQQQQVQQQQPQAGMMQESSTTESPENPSSPWDLE; encoded by the exons ATGCAACTGTTTTGGAAAGAAACCAAGACCATCTCACCGggaaacaacaagaagattaACG GTGACACCGTGCGCTCTCTGGTTACCGCAGGTGCCGCCTTCTCTTTCAGTCCCTCCGGGGAGATGTACCAAGGGTTCCCCGGCGAACCCGACAGCGGATCCCGTGGAAGCCCGTCTCCGTCCATAGAGTCCCAGTACCTATCCTCCGTGGACTCCTTCGGGAGCCCGCCCACCACTAGTGCTCCGCAG GAGTGTGTGTCAGCAGGCACTGGCTTGAGCATTGTGGGCAGCGGGCCAGGGAGCATTGTCGGAAGTGAGATGCCCAGTTCATTTGTGCCCACCGTCACCGCCATAACTACCAGTCAGGACCTGCAGTGGATGGTGCAGCCGACCCTCATTTCCTCCCAGGCCTCTGGGCAAAGTAGCTCCACTGGCTCCGCAACCATGACCCAGCCGGTGTCACTGGTGGACCCCTACGACATGCCAGGGCCCAGCTACTCCTCGGGGTCCTGTTTCACCCCTCCCAGTTCAGAAACTCCAGTGCCGGCGCCGGGCCCCATCCGGCAGTCCAGGCCCCGCAGTCGCCGTGCACGAGACGAGTCTGTGAGTGACGATGGCCATGTTGGTGTGTTA TTAACACctgaggaggaggaaaagaggCGCGTTCGCCGAGAGAGAAACAAGCTGGCTGCTGCCAAATGCAGAAACCGCAGACGGGAACTGACAGACAGACTGCAGTCG GAGACTGACATACTCGAGGAGGAGAAGGCGGAGCTGGAGGCTGAGATCTCAGAGCTGCAGAAGGAGAAAGAGCGTCTGGAGTTTGTACTGGTGGCCCACCAGCCAAACTGCAAGATTTCATACCAGGAGCAGGCTCAACAGGCTTCAGCAGCACTCCCTCAACTGCAGTCCCAGCTCACTCCTCAGAGCATGCAACCTCCCATCTCCATTGTGGGTTTGACAGTGAATGAGGACTCTTTCTATCTCCCTCCTGCTTACACGGCCCACCCGACTCCCACACAGCCCCAGCCTCCGGTGCAGCAGCAGCaagtccagcagcagcagccccaAGCAGGGATGATGCAGGAG TCTTCAACTACTGAGAGCCCGGAGAACCCCTCCAGCCCCTGGGACCTTGAGTGA
- the fosb gene encoding protein fosB isoform X2: MQLFWKETKTISPGNNKKINGDTVRSLVTAGAAFSFSPSGEMYQGFPGEPDSGSRGSPSPSIESQYLSSVDSFGSPPTTSAPQECVSAGTGLSIVGSGPGSIVGSEMPSSFVPTVTAITTSQDLQWMVQPTLISSQASGQSSSTGSATMTQPVSLVDPYDMPGPSYSSGSCFTPPSSETPVPAPGPIRQSRPRSRRARDESLTPEEEEKRRVRRERNKLAAAKCRNRRRELTDRLQSETDILEEEKAELEAEISELQKEKERLEFVLVAHQPNCKISYQEQAQQASAALPQLQSQLTPQSMQPPISIVGLTVNEDSFYLPPAYTAHPTPTQPQPPVQQQQVQQQQPQAGMMQEVEFSSSFYGSAEPAPGGPCLMASDSGGGVNHDDAAIGSYNTSYTSSFVFTYPEGACGVSANQRNSSSEQSSDSLNSPSLLAL; the protein is encoded by the exons ATGCAACTGTTTTGGAAAGAAACCAAGACCATCTCACCGggaaacaacaagaagattaACG GTGACACCGTGCGCTCTCTGGTTACCGCAGGTGCCGCCTTCTCTTTCAGTCCCTCCGGGGAGATGTACCAAGGGTTCCCCGGCGAACCCGACAGCGGATCCCGTGGAAGCCCGTCTCCGTCCATAGAGTCCCAGTACCTATCCTCCGTGGACTCCTTCGGGAGCCCGCCCACCACTAGTGCTCCGCAG GAGTGTGTGTCAGCAGGCACTGGCTTGAGCATTGTGGGCAGCGGGCCAGGGAGCATTGTCGGAAGTGAGATGCCCAGTTCATTTGTGCCCACCGTCACCGCCATAACTACCAGTCAGGACCTGCAGTGGATGGTGCAGCCGACCCTCATTTCCTCCCAGGCCTCTGGGCAAAGTAGCTCCACTGGCTCCGCAACCATGACCCAGCCGGTGTCACTGGTGGACCCCTACGACATGCCAGGGCCCAGCTACTCCTCGGGGTCCTGTTTCACCCCTCCCAGTTCAGAAACTCCAGTGCCGGCGCCGGGCCCCATCCGGCAGTCCAGGCCCCGCAGTCGCCGTGCACGAGACGAGTCT TTAACACctgaggaggaggaaaagaggCGCGTTCGCCGAGAGAGAAACAAGCTGGCTGCTGCCAAATGCAGAAACCGCAGACGGGAACTGACAGACAGACTGCAGTCG GAGACTGACATACTCGAGGAGGAGAAGGCGGAGCTGGAGGCTGAGATCTCAGAGCTGCAGAAGGAGAAAGAGCGTCTGGAGTTTGTACTGGTGGCCCACCAGCCAAACTGCAAGATTTCATACCAGGAGCAGGCTCAACAGGCTTCAGCAGCACTCCCTCAACTGCAGTCCCAGCTCACTCCTCAGAGCATGCAACCTCCCATCTCCATTGTGGGTTTGACAGTGAATGAGGACTCTTTCTATCTCCCTCCTGCTTACACGGCCCACCCGACTCCCACACAGCCCCAGCCTCCGGTGCAGCAGCAGCaagtccagcagcagcagccccaAGCAGGGATGATGCAGGAGGTAGAGTTTTCTAGTTCTTTCTACGGCTCAGCTGAGCCAGCACCTGGTGGGCCATGCCTTATGGCCAGTGACAGTGGTGGTGGTGTTAACCATGACGATGCGGCCATTGGCAGTTACAACACCTCATACACATCTTCATTTGTGTTCACCTACCCAGAGGGAGCCTGCGGGGTCAGTGCCAACCAGCGGAACAGCAGTAGCGAGCAGTCATCTGATTCCCTGAACTCGCCCTCGCTGCTGGCGCTCTGA
- the fosb gene encoding protein fosB isoform X1 — protein MQLFWKETKTISPGNNKKINGDTVRSLVTAGAAFSFSPSGEMYQGFPGEPDSGSRGSPSPSIESQYLSSVDSFGSPPTTSAPQECVSAGTGLSIVGSGPGSIVGSEMPSSFVPTVTAITTSQDLQWMVQPTLISSQASGQSSSTGSATMTQPVSLVDPYDMPGPSYSSGSCFTPPSSETPVPAPGPIRQSRPRSRRARDESVSDDGHVGVLLTPEEEEKRRVRRERNKLAAAKCRNRRRELTDRLQSETDILEEEKAELEAEISELQKEKERLEFVLVAHQPNCKISYQEQAQQASAALPQLQSQLTPQSMQPPISIVGLTVNEDSFYLPPAYTAHPTPTQPQPPVQQQQVQQQQPQAGMMQEVEFSSSFYGSAEPAPGGPCLMASDSGGGVNHDDAAIGSYNTSYTSSFVFTYPEGACGVSANQRNSSSEQSSDSLNSPSLLAL, from the exons ATGCAACTGTTTTGGAAAGAAACCAAGACCATCTCACCGggaaacaacaagaagattaACG GTGACACCGTGCGCTCTCTGGTTACCGCAGGTGCCGCCTTCTCTTTCAGTCCCTCCGGGGAGATGTACCAAGGGTTCCCCGGCGAACCCGACAGCGGATCCCGTGGAAGCCCGTCTCCGTCCATAGAGTCCCAGTACCTATCCTCCGTGGACTCCTTCGGGAGCCCGCCCACCACTAGTGCTCCGCAG GAGTGTGTGTCAGCAGGCACTGGCTTGAGCATTGTGGGCAGCGGGCCAGGGAGCATTGTCGGAAGTGAGATGCCCAGTTCATTTGTGCCCACCGTCACCGCCATAACTACCAGTCAGGACCTGCAGTGGATGGTGCAGCCGACCCTCATTTCCTCCCAGGCCTCTGGGCAAAGTAGCTCCACTGGCTCCGCAACCATGACCCAGCCGGTGTCACTGGTGGACCCCTACGACATGCCAGGGCCCAGCTACTCCTCGGGGTCCTGTTTCACCCCTCCCAGTTCAGAAACTCCAGTGCCGGCGCCGGGCCCCATCCGGCAGTCCAGGCCCCGCAGTCGCCGTGCACGAGACGAGTCTGTGAGTGACGATGGCCATGTTGGTGTGTTA TTAACACctgaggaggaggaaaagaggCGCGTTCGCCGAGAGAGAAACAAGCTGGCTGCTGCCAAATGCAGAAACCGCAGACGGGAACTGACAGACAGACTGCAGTCG GAGACTGACATACTCGAGGAGGAGAAGGCGGAGCTGGAGGCTGAGATCTCAGAGCTGCAGAAGGAGAAAGAGCGTCTGGAGTTTGTACTGGTGGCCCACCAGCCAAACTGCAAGATTTCATACCAGGAGCAGGCTCAACAGGCTTCAGCAGCACTCCCTCAACTGCAGTCCCAGCTCACTCCTCAGAGCATGCAACCTCCCATCTCCATTGTGGGTTTGACAGTGAATGAGGACTCTTTCTATCTCCCTCCTGCTTACACGGCCCACCCGACTCCCACACAGCCCCAGCCTCCGGTGCAGCAGCAGCaagtccagcagcagcagccccaAGCAGGGATGATGCAGGAGGTAGAGTTTTCTAGTTCTTTCTACGGCTCAGCTGAGCCAGCACCTGGTGGGCCATGCCTTATGGCCAGTGACAGTGGTGGTGGTGTTAACCATGACGATGCGGCCATTGGCAGTTACAACACCTCATACACATCTTCATTTGTGTTCACCTACCCAGAGGGAGCCTGCGGGGTCAGTGCCAACCAGCGGAACAGCAGTAGCGAGCAGTCATCTGATTCCCTGAACTCGCCCTCGCTGCTGGCGCTCTGA
- the fosb gene encoding protein fosB isoform X3 has product MQLFWKETKTISPGNNKKINGAAFSFSPSGEMYQGFPGEPDSGSRGSPSPSIESQYLSSVDSFGSPPTTSAPQECVSAGTGLSIVGSGPGSIVGSEMPSSFVPTVTAITTSQDLQWMVQPTLISSQASGQSSSTGSATMTQPVSLVDPYDMPGPSYSSGSCFTPPSSETPVPAPGPIRQSRPRSRRARDESVSDDGHVGVLLTPEEEEKRRVRRERNKLAAAKCRNRRRELTDRLQSETDILEEEKAELEAEISELQKEKERLEFVLVAHQPNCKISYQEQAQQASAALPQLQSQLTPQSMQPPISIVGLTVNEDSFYLPPAYTAHPTPTQPQPPVQQQQVQQQQPQAGMMQEVEFSSSFYGSAEPAPGGPCLMASDSGGGVNHDDAAIGSYNTSYTSSFVFTYPEGACGVSANQRNSSSEQSSDSLNSPSLLAL; this is encoded by the exons ATGCAACTGTTTTGGAAAGAAACCAAGACCATCTCACCGggaaacaacaagaagattaACG GTGCCGCCTTCTCTTTCAGTCCCTCCGGGGAGATGTACCAAGGGTTCCCCGGCGAACCCGACAGCGGATCCCGTGGAAGCCCGTCTCCGTCCATAGAGTCCCAGTACCTATCCTCCGTGGACTCCTTCGGGAGCCCGCCCACCACTAGTGCTCCGCAG GAGTGTGTGTCAGCAGGCACTGGCTTGAGCATTGTGGGCAGCGGGCCAGGGAGCATTGTCGGAAGTGAGATGCCCAGTTCATTTGTGCCCACCGTCACCGCCATAACTACCAGTCAGGACCTGCAGTGGATGGTGCAGCCGACCCTCATTTCCTCCCAGGCCTCTGGGCAAAGTAGCTCCACTGGCTCCGCAACCATGACCCAGCCGGTGTCACTGGTGGACCCCTACGACATGCCAGGGCCCAGCTACTCCTCGGGGTCCTGTTTCACCCCTCCCAGTTCAGAAACTCCAGTGCCGGCGCCGGGCCCCATCCGGCAGTCCAGGCCCCGCAGTCGCCGTGCACGAGACGAGTCTGTGAGTGACGATGGCCATGTTGGTGTGTTA TTAACACctgaggaggaggaaaagaggCGCGTTCGCCGAGAGAGAAACAAGCTGGCTGCTGCCAAATGCAGAAACCGCAGACGGGAACTGACAGACAGACTGCAGTCG GAGACTGACATACTCGAGGAGGAGAAGGCGGAGCTGGAGGCTGAGATCTCAGAGCTGCAGAAGGAGAAAGAGCGTCTGGAGTTTGTACTGGTGGCCCACCAGCCAAACTGCAAGATTTCATACCAGGAGCAGGCTCAACAGGCTTCAGCAGCACTCCCTCAACTGCAGTCCCAGCTCACTCCTCAGAGCATGCAACCTCCCATCTCCATTGTGGGTTTGACAGTGAATGAGGACTCTTTCTATCTCCCTCCTGCTTACACGGCCCACCCGACTCCCACACAGCCCCAGCCTCCGGTGCAGCAGCAGCaagtccagcagcagcagccccaAGCAGGGATGATGCAGGAGGTAGAGTTTTCTAGTTCTTTCTACGGCTCAGCTGAGCCAGCACCTGGTGGGCCATGCCTTATGGCCAGTGACAGTGGTGGTGGTGTTAACCATGACGATGCGGCCATTGGCAGTTACAACACCTCATACACATCTTCATTTGTGTTCACCTACCCAGAGGGAGCCTGCGGGGTCAGTGCCAACCAGCGGAACAGCAGTAGCGAGCAGTCATCTGATTCCCTGAACTCGCCCTCGCTGCTGGCGCTCTGA
- the fosb gene encoding protein fosB isoform X5 has protein sequence MQLFWKETKTISPGNNKKINGDTVRSLVTAGAAFSFSPSGEMYQGFPGEPDSGSRGSPSPSIESQYLSSVDSFGSPPTTSAPQECVSAGTGLSIVGSGPGSIVGSEMPSSFVPTVTAITTSQDLQWMVQPTLISSQASGQSSSTGSATMTQPVSLVDPYDMPGPSYSSGSCFTPPSSETPVPAPGPIRQSRPRSRRARDESVSDDGHVGVLLTPEEEEKRRVRRERNKLAAAKCRNRRRELTDRLQSETDILEEEKAELEAEISELQKEKERLEFVLVAHQPNCKISYQEQAQQASAALPQLQSQLTPQSMQPPISIVGLTVNEDSFYLPPAYTAHPTPTQPQPPVQQQQVQQQQPQAGMMQEREPAGSVPTSGTAVASSHLIP, from the exons ATGCAACTGTTTTGGAAAGAAACCAAGACCATCTCACCGggaaacaacaagaagattaACG GTGACACCGTGCGCTCTCTGGTTACCGCAGGTGCCGCCTTCTCTTTCAGTCCCTCCGGGGAGATGTACCAAGGGTTCCCCGGCGAACCCGACAGCGGATCCCGTGGAAGCCCGTCTCCGTCCATAGAGTCCCAGTACCTATCCTCCGTGGACTCCTTCGGGAGCCCGCCCACCACTAGTGCTCCGCAG GAGTGTGTGTCAGCAGGCACTGGCTTGAGCATTGTGGGCAGCGGGCCAGGGAGCATTGTCGGAAGTGAGATGCCCAGTTCATTTGTGCCCACCGTCACCGCCATAACTACCAGTCAGGACCTGCAGTGGATGGTGCAGCCGACCCTCATTTCCTCCCAGGCCTCTGGGCAAAGTAGCTCCACTGGCTCCGCAACCATGACCCAGCCGGTGTCACTGGTGGACCCCTACGACATGCCAGGGCCCAGCTACTCCTCGGGGTCCTGTTTCACCCCTCCCAGTTCAGAAACTCCAGTGCCGGCGCCGGGCCCCATCCGGCAGTCCAGGCCCCGCAGTCGCCGTGCACGAGACGAGTCTGTGAGTGACGATGGCCATGTTGGTGTGTTA TTAACACctgaggaggaggaaaagaggCGCGTTCGCCGAGAGAGAAACAAGCTGGCTGCTGCCAAATGCAGAAACCGCAGACGGGAACTGACAGACAGACTGCAGTCG GAGACTGACATACTCGAGGAGGAGAAGGCGGAGCTGGAGGCTGAGATCTCAGAGCTGCAGAAGGAGAAAGAGCGTCTGGAGTTTGTACTGGTGGCCCACCAGCCAAACTGCAAGATTTCATACCAGGAGCAGGCTCAACAGGCTTCAGCAGCACTCCCTCAACTGCAGTCCCAGCTCACTCCTCAGAGCATGCAACCTCCCATCTCCATTGTGGGTTTGACAGTGAATGAGGACTCTTTCTATCTCCCTCCTGCTTACACGGCCCACCCGACTCCCACACAGCCCCAGCCTCCGGTGCAGCAGCAGCaagtccagcagcagcagccccaAGCAGGGATGATGCAGGAG AGGGAGCCTGCGGGGTCAGTGCCAACCAGCGGAACAGCAGTAGCGAGCAGTCATCTGATTCCCTGA
- the fosb gene encoding protein fosB isoform X4, whose amino-acid sequence MYQGFPGEPDSGSRGSPSPSIESQYLSSVDSFGSPPTTSAPQECVSAGTGLSIVGSGPGSIVGSEMPSSFVPTVTAITTSQDLQWMVQPTLISSQASGQSSSTGSATMTQPVSLVDPYDMPGPSYSSGSCFTPPSSETPVPAPGPIRQSRPRSRRARDESVSDDGHVGVLLTPEEEEKRRVRRERNKLAAAKCRNRRRELTDRLQSETDILEEEKAELEAEISELQKEKERLEFVLVAHQPNCKISYQEQAQQASAALPQLQSQLTPQSMQPPISIVGLTVNEDSFYLPPAYTAHPTPTQPQPPVQQQQVQQQQPQAGMMQEVEFSSSFYGSAEPAPGGPCLMASDSGGGVNHDDAAIGSYNTSYTSSFVFTYPEGACGVSANQRNSSSEQSSDSLNSPSLLAL is encoded by the exons ATGTACCAAGGGTTCCCCGGCGAACCCGACAGCGGATCCCGTGGAAGCCCGTCTCCGTCCATAGAGTCCCAGTACCTATCCTCCGTGGACTCCTTCGGGAGCCCGCCCACCACTAGTGCTCCGCAG GAGTGTGTGTCAGCAGGCACTGGCTTGAGCATTGTGGGCAGCGGGCCAGGGAGCATTGTCGGAAGTGAGATGCCCAGTTCATTTGTGCCCACCGTCACCGCCATAACTACCAGTCAGGACCTGCAGTGGATGGTGCAGCCGACCCTCATTTCCTCCCAGGCCTCTGGGCAAAGTAGCTCCACTGGCTCCGCAACCATGACCCAGCCGGTGTCACTGGTGGACCCCTACGACATGCCAGGGCCCAGCTACTCCTCGGGGTCCTGTTTCACCCCTCCCAGTTCAGAAACTCCAGTGCCGGCGCCGGGCCCCATCCGGCAGTCCAGGCCCCGCAGTCGCCGTGCACGAGACGAGTCTGTGAGTGACGATGGCCATGTTGGTGTGTTA TTAACACctgaggaggaggaaaagaggCGCGTTCGCCGAGAGAGAAACAAGCTGGCTGCTGCCAAATGCAGAAACCGCAGACGGGAACTGACAGACAGACTGCAGTCG GAGACTGACATACTCGAGGAGGAGAAGGCGGAGCTGGAGGCTGAGATCTCAGAGCTGCAGAAGGAGAAAGAGCGTCTGGAGTTTGTACTGGTGGCCCACCAGCCAAACTGCAAGATTTCATACCAGGAGCAGGCTCAACAGGCTTCAGCAGCACTCCCTCAACTGCAGTCCCAGCTCACTCCTCAGAGCATGCAACCTCCCATCTCCATTGTGGGTTTGACAGTGAATGAGGACTCTTTCTATCTCCCTCCTGCTTACACGGCCCACCCGACTCCCACACAGCCCCAGCCTCCGGTGCAGCAGCAGCaagtccagcagcagcagccccaAGCAGGGATGATGCAGGAGGTAGAGTTTTCTAGTTCTTTCTACGGCTCAGCTGAGCCAGCACCTGGTGGGCCATGCCTTATGGCCAGTGACAGTGGTGGTGGTGTTAACCATGACGATGCGGCCATTGGCAGTTACAACACCTCATACACATCTTCATTTGTGTTCACCTACCCAGAGGGAGCCTGCGGGGTCAGTGCCAACCAGCGGAACAGCAGTAGCGAGCAGTCATCTGATTCCCTGAACTCGCCCTCGCTGCTGGCGCTCTGA